From the genome of Miscanthus floridulus cultivar M001 chromosome 10, ASM1932011v1, whole genome shotgun sequence, one region includes:
- the LOC136489052 gene encoding LRR receptor-like serine/threonine-protein kinase EFR, protein MAAARLAGAHALHLLLLITFRSAAGAHGSESDMERDALIAFRASVPDGGALRSWNSTTHFCRWRGVTCVTDGGRVTSLDVSGLGLTGTISPAVGNLTHLERLVLDRNAFSGAIPASIGRLRRLRYLGLCGNGGISGEIPGSLRNCTSLRVAYLNDNSLTSGIPAWLGATSFPNLTYLYLHQNSLSGEIPPSLGSLTKLRGLRLDENRLQGSLPPGLADLPSLEEFTEYGNLLRGEIPPGFFTMSSLQVLAITDNAFQGLLPPDAGERMSSLMYLYLGGNNLTGPIPAALAKASNLTLLSQANNSFTGQVPPEIGTLCPQWLYISGNELTAGDEQGGWEFLDHLANCTRLQVLDLENSKLSGTLPSSIGDLPREIQELYLAHNGISGSIPPGIGNLVGLQSLGLESNLLDGTIPEPIGNIKNLTELRLQGNRLTGPIPASIGDLTQLLKLDLSGNTLSGSIPRTLGNLRHLTWLNLSGNALTGRVPREIFSLLSLSSSMDLSRNQLDGPLPSDVSGLVNLAQLVLSGNQFAAQLPKELDQCQSLEFLDLDRNLFDGSIPPSLSRLKGLRRLNLTSNRLSGTIPPELGDMSGLQELYLSRNGLTGTIPEELEKLSSLMELDLSYGGVHILEHDCLVSAVRVGLSCTRGVPFQRLSMKDAATELCSERINMLG, encoded by the coding sequence ATGGCGGCGGCGCGACTGGCTGGAGCGCACGcgctgcatctgctgctgctgatcACGTTCCGGTCAGCGGCAGGCGCGCATGGATCCGAGTCCGACATGGAGCGGGACGCGTTAATTGCGTTCAGGGCCAGCGTGCCGGACGGCGGCGCGCTCCGGTCGTGGAACAGCACAACGCATTTCTGCCGGTGGCGCGGCGTGACCTGCGTCACGGACGGTGGGCGCGTCACGTCGCTGGACGTCTCGGGCCTCGGGCTCACCGGCACGATCTCCCCGGCCGTCGGCAACCTCACGCACCTTGAGCGCCTAGTCCTCGACCGGAACGCGTTCTCCGGCGCCATCCCAGCGAGCATCGGCAGGCTGCGGCGCCTGCGGTACCTCGGCCTGTGCGGCAACGGCGGCATCAGCGGGGAGATCCCGGGCAGCCTCCGCAACTGCACCAGCCTCAGGGTGGCCTACCTCAACGACAACAGCCTCACCAGCGGCATCCCCGCCTGGCTCGGGGCGACGTCGTTCCCCAACCTCACGTACCTGTACCTACACCAGAACTCGCTGTCCGGAGAGATCCCGCCGTCGCTCGGCAGCCTGACAAAGCTTCGGGGCCTCAGGCTGGACGAAAACCGACTGCAAGGCAGCCTGCCCCCCGGCCTCGCCGACCTCCCGTCGCTGGAGGAGTTCACCGAGTATGGGAACCTCCTGCGCGGAGAGATCCCGCCCGGCTTCTTCACCATGTCCTCGCTCCAGGTTCTTGCCATCACCGACAACGCGTTCCAGGGCCTCCTCCCGCCCGACGCCGGCGAGCGCATGTCCAGCCTTATGTATCTATACCTCGGCGGCAACAATCTGACGGGCCCGATCCCGGCGGCGCTTGCAAAGGCCTCCAATCTGACGCTGCTCAGCCAAGCCAACAACAGCTTCACCGGGCAGGTGCCCCCCGAGATCGGCACCCTCTGCCCACAGTGGCTGTACATATCGGGCAACGAGCTGACCGCCGGCGACGAGCAAGGCGGCTGGGAGTTCCTGGACCACCTTGCCAACTGCACCCGCCTGCAGGTCCTGGACCTTGAGAACAGCAAGCTCAGTGGCACGTTGCCAAGCTCCATTGGCGACCTCCCGAGGGAGATCCAGGAACTCTACCTCGCGCACAACGGCATATCTGGGTCCATCCCACCGGGCATCGGCAACCTCGTCGGGCTCCAATCGTTGGGGCTCGAATCCAATCTCCTCGACGGCACCATCCCGGAACCGATTGGGAATATCAAGAACCTGACAGAGCTGCGATTGCAGGGGAACAGGCTGACGGGGCCAATCCCAGCCTCCATTGGCGACCTCACCCAGCTGCTCAAGCTTGATCTGAGCGGCAACACGTTGAGTGGATCCATTCCTCGCACTCTAGGCAACCTGAGGCACCTGACCTGGCTCAACCTCTCCGGCAACGCCCTCACCGGCCGCGTCCCACGGGAAATCTTCAGCCTGCTgtccttgtcgtcgtcgatgGACCTGTCTCGCAACCAGCTGGACGGCCCACTGCCCTCTGACGTCTCCGGCCTCGTCAACCTTGCGCAGTTAGTACTGTCCGGGAACCAATTCGCCGCTCAGCTGCCAAAAGAGCTGGACCAGTGCCAGAGCCTAGAGTTTCTTGACCTGGATCGTAACTTGTTCGACGGAAGCATCCCGCCGTCGCTGAGCAGGCTCAAGGGTCTCAGGAGGCTCAACCTGACGAGCAACAGGTTGTCCGGGACCATCCCACCTGAGCTCGGCGACATGTCCGGCCTGCAAGAGCTGTACCTGTCCAGAAACGGCCTGACAGGAACGATTCCAGAGGAACTGGAGAAGCTCAGCTCCCTGATGGAGCTAGACTTGTCATACGGCGGTGTGCATATCTTGGAACACGATTGCCTGGTCTCTGCTGTGAGGGTGGGGCTCAGCTGCACGCGCGGAGTGCCGTTCCAGAGGCTCAGCATGAAGGATGCGGCCACCGAGTTGTGCTCTGAAAGGATCAATAtgttgggctaa